The following coding sequences lie in one Fimbriiglobus ruber genomic window:
- a CDS encoding efflux RND transporter periplasmic adaptor subunit, translating to MSTHVQRDRSQPSRMVPTASAPARPSNLWLHRIGRLLRIGVSLGLTALCVGGVVFVGLATDWGVPRLSKLTGDDEPAVKDWCAEHGVPEVSCVECKPDLLPRPAPQGWCAAHGVFECPIEHPEVAHTATPTPSDGARERAERALAYAPRSENNSACKLHERRIQFPSREAFERLTIGLAPATLGPVSEGVVAPGEVSYDPVRVARVGPRAAGVVWRADRWTGDRVRRGDVVALVDAADIGHAKAEFIQAIVAEDLKTKMRDSLASSPGTILRKDVEAAEGAVAEAHVRLALAEQGLLNLGLAVPPAYRAIPVGDLAAKIQYLGIPQSLVGDVAAHTRSSNLLPVTAPFDGVIISRSTGPGETADPKGVLYTIADTSTVWLTANTRPEDADRVKMGQPVRFRQQGRPDIWTGTVAWVSPVVDPATRTVPVRVSLPNPDGQLKAKTYGTAEIIQRDEPHALLVPSAAVHSEGDCRVVFVRDRNFESSEYKVFHVRTVRVGAKTETQTEIAAGLLPGEVVATTGSGVLRAELLRATIHADEELTTKR from the coding sequence TTGAGTACGCATGTCCAACGAGACCGCAGCCAACCTTCCCGAATGGTCCCGACGGCGTCAGCACCGGCCCGGCCTTCCAACCTCTGGCTGCACCGCATCGGCCGGCTGCTCCGAATCGGAGTCTCGCTCGGCCTGACGGCCCTCTGCGTGGGCGGGGTTGTGTTCGTCGGACTCGCCACCGATTGGGGGGTGCCGCGGCTTTCCAAGCTAACCGGAGATGACGAACCGGCCGTCAAAGATTGGTGCGCGGAACACGGGGTGCCGGAAGTGTCATGCGTGGAATGCAAGCCGGACTTGCTGCCGCGCCCCGCGCCCCAGGGTTGGTGCGCCGCCCACGGCGTTTTCGAGTGCCCGATCGAACACCCCGAAGTCGCTCATACCGCTACCCCCACACCGTCTGATGGTGCCCGCGAGCGTGCCGAGCGTGCCCTGGCTTACGCCCCCCGGTCGGAAAACAACAGCGCGTGCAAGCTACACGAACGGCGAATCCAATTTCCCTCCCGGGAGGCGTTCGAGCGGCTCACGATCGGCCTCGCACCGGCTACCCTCGGTCCCGTGTCGGAAGGGGTCGTCGCGCCCGGCGAGGTGAGTTACGACCCGGTCCGTGTCGCGCGGGTCGGGCCGCGAGCCGCCGGGGTCGTCTGGCGGGCCGATCGTTGGACCGGCGACCGCGTTCGCAGGGGGGACGTCGTGGCCCTCGTCGACGCCGCCGACATCGGGCACGCCAAGGCCGAGTTCATCCAGGCGATCGTGGCCGAGGATCTCAAGACCAAGATGCGGGACTCGCTCGCGTCGTCGCCCGGGACCATACTCCGTAAGGACGTGGAGGCGGCCGAGGGGGCGGTCGCGGAAGCTCACGTCCGGCTCGCGCTGGCCGAGCAGGGTTTGCTCAATCTCGGCCTGGCAGTCCCGCCCGCTTACCGCGCGATTCCCGTGGGCGATCTCGCGGCGAAAATCCAATACCTCGGCATTCCCCAAAGTCTGGTCGGAGACGTGGCGGCTCACACCCGGTCGAGCAATTTACTGCCCGTGACGGCGCCGTTCGACGGTGTCATCATCTCGCGCTCGACGGGACCGGGCGAGACCGCGGACCCGAAAGGGGTTCTCTACACGATCGCGGACACGTCGACCGTCTGGCTGACCGCGAACACCCGGCCGGAAGACGCGGACCGGGTGAAAATGGGCCAGCCCGTCAGGTTTCGCCAACAGGGCCGCCCGGACATCTGGACCGGGACGGTGGCGTGGGTCAGTCCGGTGGTCGATCCGGCGACGCGGACCGTTCCCGTCAGGGTCAGTCTGCCGAACCCCGACGGCCAGCTCAAGGCCAAGACTTACGGCACGGCCGAGATCATCCAGCGCGACGAGCCTCACGCGCTCCTGGTGCCGTCTGCCGCGGTCCACAGCGAAGGCGACTGCCGCGTCGTCTTCGTTCGTGACCGAAACTTTGAGAGTTCTGAGTACAAGGTCTTTCACGTCCGGACCGTTCGCGTTGGAGCGAAAACCGAGACCCAGACCGAGATCGCCGCGGGCTTGCTTCCGGGAGAAGTCGTCGCAACCACCGGGAGCGGTGTACTCCGGGCGGAACTCCTCCGGGCGACCATTCACGCGGATGAAGAACTAACGACGAAAAGGTAG